A region of Myxococcota bacterium DNA encodes the following proteins:
- a CDS encoding ABC transporter ATP-binding protein, with product MIDLVNVSRLYTRGADEIHALERVSLHVAKQRFVALMGPSGSGKSTLLNVLAGLDRPNSGEVTVAGKRLNEMSEDELAEFRAHTVGFVFQFFNLIPVLNAVENVELPLLLTHLSKAERRQRAETALRVVGLADRADHLPRQLSGGEQQRVAIARSIVTDAELIVADEPTGDLDAKNAEEILSLLQTLRRDFGKTVVIVTHDPRAEKWVDEVIHLDKGVLLEKRPGGAARGAAG from the coding sequence TTGATCGATCTTGTCAATGTATCTCGTCTTTACACGCGCGGTGCCGACGAGATCCACGCGCTCGAGCGAGTGAGTCTGCACGTGGCCAAGCAGCGCTTCGTCGCGCTCATGGGCCCGTCGGGCTCGGGCAAGTCGACCTTGCTCAACGTGCTGGCGGGTCTCGACCGGCCGAACTCCGGCGAGGTCACGGTGGCCGGCAAGCGGCTGAACGAGATGTCGGAGGACGAGCTCGCCGAGTTCCGCGCCCACACCGTGGGCTTCGTGTTCCAGTTCTTCAATCTGATCCCGGTGCTCAACGCGGTCGAGAACGTGGAGCTGCCGCTCCTGCTCACCCACCTGTCGAAGGCCGAGCGCCGACAGCGCGCCGAGACGGCGCTGCGCGTGGTCGGCCTGGCCGATCGCGCCGACCACCTGCCCCGCCAGCTCTCGGGCGGCGAGCAGCAGCGCGTGGCGATCGCCCGCTCGATCGTGACCGACGCCGAGCTGATCGTGGCCGACGAGCCCACCGGCGACCTCGACGCGAAGAACGCCGAGGAGATCCTGTCGCTGCTGCAGACCCTGCGGCGCGACTTCGGGAAGACGGTCGTGATCGTCACGCACGACCCGCGCGCCGAGAAATGGGTCGACGAAGTGATCCACCTCGACAAGGGCGTGTTGCTCGAGAAGCGGCCCGGCGGGGCCGCGCGGGGGGCCGCGGGATGA
- a CDS encoding ABC transporter permease translates to MKYLPLVLRNLGRNKLRSILTGATIALAIALVCALRTMPAGLDGVVNSIAANTRISTHNQAGIVYSLPYAYLNKVRGIPGVVAALSWQWFGGAIDPTKGVSFPNFAVDPEAFGQVYADWKVDPKALDDFRKYRDSALVGRRVLNEQKWKVGDVVTLQSTVFPVNLSFRIVGEIPVDSSNSFYFQREYLVQALAAVGGNGDQTGMIWTRVDDPERVNGVMREIDEMFKNSDAETASETEKDFIRGFFGSLKQLIYVIEIVTGVVTLCIVFVAANTASMSVRERIGEIAVLKAIGFRKRTVFSTLLAEAVMLSTAAGAVGALSSLGLTLFLRKMTSTGGGTGPQLGPLTGFVITDAILIQSLFVAFFIGIISGWLPALGASRRSVAATLREVF, encoded by the coding sequence ATGAAGTATCTCCCGCTCGTGCTCCGCAACCTGGGCCGCAACAAGCTGCGCTCGATCCTCACGGGCGCCACCATCGCCCTGGCCATCGCGCTGGTGTGCGCGCTGCGCACCATGCCGGCCGGGCTCGACGGCGTGGTGAACTCGATCGCCGCCAACACGCGCATCTCGACTCACAACCAGGCCGGCATCGTCTACTCCCTGCCCTACGCCTATCTCAACAAGGTGCGCGGCATTCCCGGCGTGGTCGCCGCGCTCAGCTGGCAGTGGTTCGGCGGCGCGATCGATCCCACCAAGGGCGTCTCGTTTCCGAACTTCGCCGTCGACCCGGAGGCGTTCGGCCAGGTCTACGCCGATTGGAAGGTGGACCCGAAGGCGCTCGACGACTTCCGCAAGTACCGTGACTCCGCGCTGGTGGGCCGGCGCGTGCTCAACGAGCAGAAGTGGAAGGTCGGCGACGTGGTCACGCTGCAGAGCACCGTGTTCCCGGTGAATCTCTCCTTCCGCATCGTGGGCGAGATCCCCGTGGACTCCTCGAACAGCTTCTATTTCCAGCGCGAATATCTCGTGCAGGCGCTGGCCGCGGTCGGCGGCAACGGCGACCAGACCGGCATGATCTGGACCCGGGTCGACGATCCCGAGCGCGTGAACGGCGTCATGCGCGAGATCGACGAGATGTTCAAGAACAGCGACGCCGAGACCGCGTCCGAGACGGAAAAGGACTTCATCCGCGGCTTCTTCGGCAGCCTGAAGCAGCTGATCTACGTGATCGAGATCGTGACCGGCGTGGTCACTCTGTGCATCGTGTTCGTGGCCGCGAACACCGCGAGCATGTCGGTGCGCGAGCGCATCGGCGAGATCGCAGTGCTGAAGGCGATCGGCTTCCGCAAGCGCACCGTGTTCTCGACGCTCCTCGCCGAGGCGGTGATGCTGTCGACCGCGGCGGGCGCGGTGGGCGCGCTGTCGTCGCTGGGACTCACCCTGTTCCTGCGCAAGATGACCTCGACCGGCGGCGGGACGGGACCGCAGCTCGGGCCGCTCACAGGCTTCGTGATCACCGACGCGATTCTGATCCAGTCACTGTTCGTCGCGTTCTTCATTGGCATCATCTCCGGCTGGCTGCCCGCGCTGGGCGCATCGCGGCGCAGCGTGGCGGCCACCCTGCGCGAGGTGTTCTGA
- a CDS encoding ABC transporter permease translates to MALPLSYSWRSMLARGTRTAFTVAVIALVVVAITLLWSLVGSLKRSMVASGSPDNLIVMRKGANNDGSSQLALEAVQAVRLFDGVAKDSEGNPLASPELVVQPFFKTLDGVRENVLVRGVEPVALQVHDEVHIKEGRMFHPSSSEAVVGRSVAGRYQGAQIGSDLHFGHGVWKVVGVLESGGSSFESEVWVDARELANDAKRTLPYSGLRVRVAPGADMDALARRIADDSRWALSASRETDYYQELASTGNTLLIVVVAVAVFAGIGAIFGAANTLYAAVQSRTSEIGTLRALGFSRGAILTAFLAESVMTAMAGFAIGGAVSAVGGYLISHALGGIGMNSKTFSTSVVELTVAPQDLVFPFVLSILIGLIGGFFPAWAAARLRPVEALRKA, encoded by the coding sequence GTGGCGCTGCCGCTGTCGTACAGCTGGCGCAGCATGCTGGCGCGCGGCACGCGCACGGCGTTCACGGTGGCGGTGATCGCCCTGGTCGTGGTGGCCATCACGCTCCTATGGAGCCTGGTCGGCAGCTTGAAGCGCAGCATGGTGGCGTCGGGCTCGCCCGACAACCTGATCGTGATGCGCAAGGGCGCGAACAACGACGGCTCGAGTCAGCTGGCGCTCGAGGCCGTGCAGGCCGTCCGACTCTTCGACGGCGTGGCGAAAGACTCGGAGGGCAACCCGCTGGCTTCGCCCGAGCTCGTGGTGCAGCCGTTCTTCAAGACGCTCGACGGCGTGCGCGAGAACGTGCTGGTGCGCGGCGTCGAGCCGGTCGCGCTGCAGGTGCACGACGAGGTGCACATCAAGGAAGGCCGCATGTTCCACCCGTCGAGCAGCGAAGCGGTGGTCGGCCGCAGCGTGGCGGGGCGCTACCAGGGCGCGCAGATCGGCTCCGATCTCCACTTCGGCCACGGCGTGTGGAAGGTCGTGGGCGTGCTCGAGTCGGGCGGGTCGTCGTTCGAGAGCGAGGTGTGGGTCGACGCGCGCGAGCTCGCCAACGACGCGAAGCGCACGCTGCCCTACTCCGGGCTGCGCGTCCGGGTCGCGCCGGGCGCCGACATGGACGCGCTGGCGCGGCGCATTGCCGATGACTCGCGCTGGGCGCTCTCGGCCTCGCGCGAGACCGACTACTACCAGGAGCTCGCCAGCACCGGCAACACGCTCCTGATCGTGGTGGTGGCAGTGGCGGTGTTCGCGGGCATCGGCGCGATCTTTGGCGCGGCGAACACGCTGTATGCCGCGGTGCAGTCACGCACCTCCGAGATCGGCACCTTGCGGGCGCTGGGCTTCTCGCGCGGCGCAATCCTCACGGCGTTCCTCGCCGAGTCAGTGATGACTGCCATGGCCGGCTTCGCGATCGGCGGAGCCGTGTCCGCGGTCGGGGGGTACCTGATCTCGCACGCGCTCGGCGGAATCGGCATGAACTCGAAGACCTTCAGCACCAGCGTGGTCGAGCTGACCGTCGCGCCGCAGGACCTGGTGTTCCCCTTCGTGCTGTCGATCTTGATCGGTCTGATCGGCGGCTTCTTCCCGGCCTGGGCCGCGGCCCGGCTGCGGCCGGTCGAGGCCCTCCGGAAAGCGTAG
- a CDS encoding efflux RND transporter periplasmic adaptor subunit: MAAEAPRNLRDDLQALRIDRGSSTARKPPQRVPTRWIAIGAAVVAVLVGVVVWLSLGGPRIVQVAYASRIEPGGSAPSVAVLSGSGYVVTADKYISIGVRIPGRIEKFFVDESDHVKLGQPLVQLDDRDYRAALESQKARLAVTRANEDLHKIQAERQRKLRAQNYASQNELDTAETQLRVDRAQIAQLEAEIAQSEVNLDYTVLRAPADGVILAKLKEVGEMAVPGGFAGSGDLIRMANLSDLRAEVDVAEADLNRVHLGQKAFVTPDAYPDKRYEAKVVKMYPQVNRSKGTLKIEVGIQNPDDYLLPDMSVRLNFLAGEQPAAENGPPLVLVPKSAVRSDSNGSFAWVVTNGKLRRQALRAGAERGDQVAIESGLEGGEALVIGDAAGLSEGKSVKIGAN, translated from the coding sequence ATGGCGGCCGAAGCCCCACGCAACCTGCGCGACGACCTCCAGGCCCTGCGTATCGACCGCGGCAGCTCCACGGCGCGCAAGCCGCCCCAGCGCGTGCCCACGCGCTGGATCGCGATCGGCGCCGCCGTGGTCGCGGTGCTCGTGGGCGTCGTGGTGTGGCTGTCTCTCGGCGGCCCGAGGATCGTGCAGGTCGCCTACGCCTCGCGCATCGAGCCCGGCGGCTCGGCGCCGTCGGTCGCCGTGCTCTCCGGCTCCGGCTACGTGGTGACTGCGGACAAGTACATCTCGATCGGCGTGCGCATTCCCGGCCGGATCGAGAAGTTCTTCGTCGACGAGTCCGACCACGTGAAGCTGGGACAGCCCCTCGTACAGCTCGACGACCGCGACTACCGCGCCGCGCTCGAGAGTCAGAAGGCCAGACTGGCAGTGACTCGCGCGAACGAGGACCTGCACAAGATCCAGGCCGAGCGCCAGCGCAAGCTGCGCGCGCAGAACTACGCCTCGCAGAACGAGCTCGACACCGCCGAGACCCAGCTGCGCGTGGACCGGGCCCAGATCGCTCAGCTCGAGGCCGAGATCGCGCAGTCCGAGGTGAACCTCGACTACACCGTGCTGCGCGCGCCGGCCGACGGCGTGATCCTCGCCAAGCTGAAGGAGGTCGGCGAGATGGCCGTGCCCGGCGGCTTCGCCGGCTCGGGCGACCTGATCCGCATGGCGAACCTCTCCGACCTGCGCGCCGAGGTCGACGTCGCCGAGGCCGACCTCAACCGCGTGCACCTGGGCCAGAAGGCGTTCGTGACGCCCGACGCCTACCCCGACAAGCGCTACGAGGCCAAGGTCGTGAAGATGTACCCGCAGGTGAACCGCTCGAAGGGCACGCTCAAGATCGAGGTCGGCATCCAGAACCCCGACGACTATCTGCTGCCCGACATGAGCGTCCGGCTGAACTTCCTGGCCGGCGAGCAGCCCGCGGCCGAGAACGGCCCCCCGCTCGTGCTCGTCCCGAAGAGCGCCGTGCGAAGTGACTCGAACGGCAGCTTCGCGTGGGTCGTGACCAACGGCAAGCTGCGCCGGCAAGCGCTGCGCGCCGGCGCGGAGCGCGGCGACCAGGTCGCGATCGAGAGCGGCCTCGAAGGCGGCGAAGCGCTGGTGATCGGCGACGCCGCGGGCCTGTCCGAAGGCAAGAGCGTCAAGATCGGCGCGAACTGA
- a CDS encoding secondary thiamine-phosphate synthase enzyme YjbQ, which yields MVRELSVSTKGPGLYEVTRELESLVRGAGVAEGLCTVFVRHTSASLLIQENADPDVRRDLEAFLARLVPEGDPLYRHVTEGPDDMPAHVRAALTATSLSIPILRSHLALGTWQGVYLWEHRRRGSERELVVHLGS from the coding sequence ATGGTGCGGGAGCTCTCGGTCTCCACGAAGGGACCGGGGTTGTACGAAGTGACCCGCGAGCTCGAGTCACTCGTGCGGGGGGCGGGCGTCGCCGAGGGACTGTGCACCGTGTTCGTGCGCCACACGTCGGCGAGCCTGCTGATCCAGGAGAACGCCGACCCCGACGTGCGCCGCGACCTCGAGGCCTTCCTCGCGCGCCTGGTGCCCGAAGGCGACCCGCTCTACCGCCACGTGACCGAAGGCCCCGACGACATGCCTGCGCACGTGCGCGCCGCGCTCACCGCGACCTCGCTCTCGATCCCGATCCTGCGCAGCCACCTGGCGCTGGGCACCTGGCAAGGCGTGTATCTCTGGGAGCATCGCCGGCGCGGCAGCGAGCGCGAGCTCGTGGTGCACCTGGGCAGCTAG
- a CDS encoding TerC/Alx family metal homeostasis membrane protein — MAVLIWAGFLALILVFLAMDLGVFNKTPRVISTREALVWTLFYVSLSMAFSGAVFALFEHDWAGIATNAPVHLDGKRAVIQYLTGYLVEYSLSLDNVVVIALIFSYFRVPLAYQHRVLYWGVLGALVFRGIMIGAGAALLARFAWISYVFGALLIVSAARMLSASGESIDPDQNKLYCALRRLYPIHDDFVEHKFFIRQSGKRLATRLFVVLMFVETSDVMFAIDSIPAIFAVTSHPFLVFSSNVFAVLGLRSLYFALAPMIEHFRYMKASLVLLLAFVGVKMILAHHVEIPTTASLGVIVGILGIGALASVVGARRESARLGSPVVPAELEQLARLTLRAARRMVVLVIGGTVLLIGVAMLVLPGPGLVVAPLGLAILATEFVWAKRLLSRVRDSATSAASTVSSALRRGSSGR, encoded by the coding sequence ATGGCGGTGCTGATCTGGGCTGGTTTCCTGGCGCTGATCCTGGTGTTCCTGGCCATGGATCTCGGCGTCTTCAACAAGACCCCGCGCGTGATCAGCACTCGCGAGGCGCTGGTCTGGACGCTGTTCTACGTCTCGCTGTCGATGGCGTTCAGCGGCGCGGTCTTCGCGCTGTTCGAGCACGACTGGGCCGGCATCGCCACGAACGCGCCGGTGCACCTCGACGGCAAGCGCGCGGTCATCCAGTACCTGACCGGCTACCTGGTCGAGTACTCGCTCTCACTCGACAACGTGGTCGTGATCGCGCTGATCTTCAGCTACTTCCGCGTGCCGCTCGCCTACCAGCACCGGGTCTTGTACTGGGGCGTGCTGGGCGCGCTCGTGTTCCGCGGCATCATGATCGGTGCCGGGGCGGCCTTGCTCGCGCGCTTCGCGTGGATCTCGTACGTGTTCGGGGCGCTCCTGATCGTGTCTGCCGCGCGCATGCTCTCGGCCAGCGGCGAGTCCATCGACCCCGACCAGAACAAGCTGTACTGCGCGCTGCGCCGCCTGTACCCGATCCACGACGACTTCGTCGAGCACAAGTTCTTCATCCGGCAGTCGGGCAAGCGGCTGGCGACCCGGCTGTTCGTGGTGCTGATGTTCGTGGAGACGTCGGACGTGATGTTCGCGATCGACTCGATCCCGGCCATCTTCGCGGTCACGAGTCACCCCTTCCTGGTGTTCAGCTCGAACGTCTTCGCCGTGCTCGGGCTGCGCAGCCTGTATTTCGCGCTCGCGCCCATGATCGAGCACTTCCGCTACATGAAGGCGAGCCTGGTGCTCTTGCTCGCGTTCGTGGGCGTGAAGATGATCCTGGCGCACCACGTGGAGATTCCGACCACGGCCTCGCTCGGCGTGATCGTGGGCATCCTGGGCATCGGCGCGCTGGCCTCCGTGGTGGGCGCGCGCCGCGAATCCGCGCGGCTCGGCTCGCCGGTGGTGCCCGCCGAGCTCGAGCAGCTCGCGCGACTCACGCTGCGCGCCGCGCGCCGCATGGTGGTGCTGGTGATCGGCGGGACGGTGCTCTTGATCGGCGTGGCCATGCTGGTGCTGCCGGGGCCGGGGCTGGTGGTCGCGCCGCTCGGGCTGGCGATCCTCGCGACCGAGTTCGTGTGGGCCAAGCGCCTGCTCTCGCGCGTGCGTGACTCGGCCACGAGCGCCGCCTCGACCGTGTCGAGCGCGCTGCGCCGCGGCTCCTCGGGCCGCTAG
- a CDS encoding citrate/2-methylcitrate synthase: MSDQVQEYEGALDRGLEGVVTCTTSISTIEGTTLLYRGYTIEDLAQNASFEEVVYLLWYGWLPTRRELDEFCTDLHHSMALPPEAFGWFHGLPTRVHPMDFLHAVIAGLTLHDPDANLVNAAATLRKSTRLSARVGTIVAAYQRVRSGQWPLQPLPEKSIAWNFLYMLKGEEPDEATVRRFDTCLVLHADHELNASAFSARVTSSTLSGLYSSVMAAIGTLKGPLHGGANEQVARMLLEIKSPDRLEGWLDNTLRSGEKIMGFGHRVYKEGDPRAKILKKMSQEITRENGHPELYEMSARLEELMQQKKGLICNVDFYSASVYYSMGIPIDLFTPVFATSRISGWCAHVLEQYQNNRIYRPRGKYVGPVGEVYVPIDER; this comes from the coding sequence GTGAGCGACCAGGTGCAGGAATACGAGGGCGCGCTGGACCGCGGGCTCGAGGGCGTGGTCACGTGCACGACCTCGATCTCCACGATCGAGGGCACGACGTTGCTCTACCGCGGCTACACGATCGAGGACCTCGCGCAGAACGCGAGCTTCGAGGAGGTCGTGTATCTCTTGTGGTACGGCTGGCTGCCGACGCGCCGCGAGCTCGACGAGTTCTGCACCGACCTGCACCACTCCATGGCGCTGCCGCCCGAGGCCTTCGGCTGGTTCCACGGCCTGCCCACGCGCGTGCACCCGATGGACTTCCTGCACGCGGTGATCGCGGGACTCACTCTGCACGACCCCGACGCCAACCTGGTGAACGCCGCCGCCACGCTGCGCAAGTCGACGCGGCTGTCGGCGCGCGTCGGCACGATCGTGGCGGCCTACCAGCGCGTGCGCTCGGGTCAATGGCCGCTGCAGCCGCTGCCCGAGAAGTCGATCGCCTGGAACTTCCTCTACATGCTGAAGGGCGAGGAGCCCGACGAAGCCACCGTGCGGCGCTTCGACACCTGTCTGGTGCTGCACGCCGACCACGAGCTGAACGCGTCCGCGTTCTCGGCGCGAGTCACTTCGAGCACGCTCTCGGGCCTGTACTCGAGCGTCATGGCCGCGATCGGCACGCTGAAGGGGCCGCTCCACGGCGGCGCCAACGAGCAGGTCGCGCGCATGCTGCTCGAGATCAAGTCACCCGACCGGCTCGAGGGCTGGCTCGACAACACGCTGCGCTCGGGCGAGAAGATCATGGGCTTCGGCCACCGCGTGTACAAGGAAGGCGACCCCCGCGCCAAGATCCTGAAGAAGATGAGTCAGGAGATCACGCGCGAGAACGGTCACCCCGAGCTGTACGAGATGAGCGCCCGGCTCGAGGAGCTCATGCAGCAGAAGAAGGGCCTGATCTGCAACGTCGACTTCTACTCCGCGTCGGTCTACTACAGCATGGGCATCCCGATCGACCTGTTCACGCCCGTGTTCGCGACCAGCCGTATCTCGGGCTGGTGCGCGCACGTGCTCGAGCAGTACCAGAACAACCGCATCTACCGCCCGCGCGGCAAGTACGTGGGCCCGGTGGGTGAGGTGTACGTCCCGATCGACGAGCGCTGA
- a CDS encoding SET domain-containing protein, whose product MPAPPTSYHSPKLEGRRIAGKGGRTLVAREPIAADEVLVVFGGEVVPAGRLEALSPAQRLLTLQVEEDLYLVSGHDGPADWVNHSCAPNSGLRGQIVLVAMRALEPGEEICFDYAMSDGTPYDEFTCGCGADTCRGKVTGEDWTRPELWDRYRGYFSPYLQRRIDARLAGNRGLRSHRA is encoded by the coding sequence GTGCCCGCGCCACCGACGTCTTACCACTCACCGAAGCTCGAAGGACGCCGCATCGCAGGAAAGGGGGGCCGGACCCTCGTGGCCCGCGAGCCGATCGCGGCCGACGAGGTGCTGGTCGTGTTCGGCGGCGAGGTCGTCCCGGCCGGCCGGCTCGAGGCGCTCTCGCCCGCCCAGCGCCTGCTCACGCTGCAGGTCGAAGAGGACCTGTATCTCGTGTCGGGTCACGACGGACCCGCCGACTGGGTGAACCACTCCTGCGCGCCCAACAGCGGCCTGCGCGGGCAGATCGTGCTGGTCGCCATGCGCGCGCTCGAGCCGGGCGAGGAGATCTGCTTCGACTACGCCATGAGCGACGGCACCCCCTACGACGAGTTCACCTGCGGCTGCGGCGCCGACACTTGCCGCGGCAAGGTGACGGGCGAGGACTGGACCCGCCCCGAGCTCTGGGACCGCTACCGCGGCTACTTCTCGCCCTACCTGCAGCGGCGCATCGACGCCCGGCTGGCGGGGAACCGGGGTTTGCGGTCTCATAGGGCGTAG
- a CDS encoding Sir2 family NAD-dependent protein deacetylase has protein sequence MGREDEELAEVSGWIRGAQRVVVLTGAGISTESGIPDFRGPNGLWTKNPGAEKMATLSHYVADKSVRERAWQHRLSSEMWTAKPNAGHHALVRLEQAGNLHLLVTQNVDGLHVAAGSSLGKLVEIHGNVREVVCLDCGERAAMERALARVRGGESDPPCRSCGGILKSATISFGQGLVEHDLRRAERAANECDLMFAVGTTLSVYPIAAIVPIAKRGGARVVILNAEPTEMDDLADAVVRGPIGALLPRLIDGE, from the coding sequence ATGGGGCGCGAGGACGAAGAGCTGGCCGAGGTCTCGGGCTGGATCCGCGGCGCGCAGCGCGTGGTGGTGCTGACCGGCGCGGGTATCTCGACCGAGTCAGGCATTCCCGACTTCCGCGGGCCGAACGGTCTTTGGACCAAGAACCCCGGCGCCGAGAAGATGGCCACCCTGTCGCACTACGTGGCCGACAAGTCGGTGCGCGAGCGCGCCTGGCAGCACCGGCTGAGCTCCGAGATGTGGACCGCCAAGCCGAACGCCGGCCACCACGCGCTGGTGCGGCTGGAGCAGGCGGGGAACCTGCACCTCCTGGTCACGCAGAACGTCGACGGGTTGCACGTCGCGGCGGGCAGCTCGCTCGGCAAGCTGGTCGAGATCCACGGCAACGTGCGCGAGGTGGTGTGCCTGGACTGCGGCGAGCGCGCAGCCATGGAGCGCGCGCTGGCGCGCGTGCGCGGCGGCGAGTCCGACCCGCCCTGCCGGAGCTGCGGGGGCATCCTGAAGTCGGCCACGATCTCGTTCGGCCAGGGTCTGGTCGAGCACGACCTGCGCCGCGCCGAGCGCGCCGCGAACGAGTGCGACCTGATGTTCGCGGTCGGCACCACCTTGTCGGTCTACCCGATCGCGGCGATCGTGCCGATCGCCAAGCGCGGGGGCGCGCGCGTGGTGATCCTGAACGCCGAGCCGACGGAAATGGACGACCTGGCCGACGCGGTGGTGCGCGGACCGATCGGGGCGCTCCTGCCCCGGCTGATCGACGGCGAGTGA
- a CDS encoding glycosyltransferase family 1 protein — MSSAAGPGPAGGVGGAIRGTVGALLADDPGTEYLLCTRLSRWRKGEPWRPDAPNARLRLAADPLNGLLLRGASLFHAHGVFVPSTPRVPKLVTIHDLNAVRNTEWVSERWHERRGGKIADAVARADHVVTYSAFTAGEVCEEYGLPRERVHPVHLGVDCARFRPPTPETVAKTREAHGEYVIAIGLVSRRKNFPALVEALARLPQLRLVLVGRGSDGESELEESLERHGLRARTTRLSGLPEPELVALIGAARACAVPSLYEGFGLTVLEAMACGTPVVCSNAASLPEAAGDAALLVDARSPEALADALARVTHDSDLAGELRGRGLSRARAMSWTASARRLRAVYRAVAGA, encoded by the coding sequence GTGAGCTCCGCGGCGGGCCCCGGCCCGGCCGGCGGCGTGGGCGGCGCGATCCGCGGCACGGTGGGCGCGCTGCTCGCCGACGACCCGGGCACCGAGTATCTGCTGTGCACGCGGCTCTCGCGCTGGCGCAAGGGCGAGCCGTGGCGGCCGGACGCGCCCAACGCGCGCCTGCGCCTCGCCGCCGACCCGTTGAACGGCCTCTTGCTGCGGGGCGCGAGCCTCTTCCATGCGCACGGCGTGTTCGTGCCCAGCACGCCGCGCGTGCCGAAGCTCGTCACGATCCACGACCTGAACGCCGTGCGAAACACCGAGTGGGTGAGCGAGCGCTGGCACGAGCGGCGCGGCGGGAAGATCGCCGACGCGGTGGCGCGCGCCGACCACGTGGTCACCTACAGCGCGTTCACGGCGGGCGAGGTGTGCGAGGAGTACGGCCTGCCGCGCGAGCGCGTGCACCCGGTGCACCTCGGGGTGGACTGCGCGCGCTTCCGCCCGCCCACGCCGGAGACCGTGGCAAAGACGCGCGAGGCGCACGGCGAGTACGTGATCGCGATCGGGCTGGTGTCGCGGCGCAAGAACTTCCCCGCGCTGGTCGAGGCGCTCGCCCGCCTGCCCCAGCTGCGGCTGGTGCTGGTCGGGCGCGGCTCGGACGGCGAGTCCGAGCTCGAGGAGTCACTCGAGCGCCACGGCCTGCGCGCGCGCACGACGCGCCTCTCCGGGCTGCCCGAGCCCGAGCTGGTGGCGCTGATCGGCGCGGCGCGCGCCTGCGCGGTGCCGAGCCTCTACGAGGGCTTCGGGCTGACCGTGCTCGAGGCCATGGCCTGCGGCACGCCGGTGGTGTGCTCGAATGCCGCGTCGCTGCCCGAAGCCGCGGGCGACGCGGCGCTTCTGGTCGACGCGCGCTCGCCCGAGGCGCTGGCGGACGCGCTCGCGCGAGTCACCCACGACTCCGACCTGGCGG